One genomic window of Candidatus Bathyarchaeia archaeon includes the following:
- a CDS encoding DUF6789 family protein encodes MSFVRRRLSVLAPLSINRRGLTFVGTVAFMTGFFAARAFAIQNPNVVVVKGGIHFHHFWYGLGMVTLSGWLGIAFNRPRLVRTYAIIFGLGAGLIGDEIGLLLTFGDYQSSLTTDFFVGVIGFIILATTLVRYRKIVAKDIIHTSWNERLVYLGINLTGLSVIFFAVNSLTPGAVLAAIGIVLVISGFEAARAGIVAGLVAGGIAAVGDFFLVENYDVIGRTLEGTVFAPTSPIGSLEAATIYVIAVDVFLSGVIGGAILGLIFSLVHDRYLKNRSLRTRGIVFGIALWIVLSVTSLGSEFGALYDVISTVIGLVAYLVYGILLARFYPRFKRNISENLTDTVPAS; translated from the coding sequence ATGAGTTTCGTAAGGCGAAGACTGTCCGTTCTTGCTCCGCTGAGCATCAATCGCCGCGGTCTCACCTTCGTCGGAACCGTTGCTTTCATGACAGGTTTCTTTGCCGCTCGGGCCTTCGCAATACAGAACCCCAACGTAGTCGTTGTAAAAGGAGGAATCCACTTTCATCATTTCTGGTACGGACTGGGAATGGTCACTCTATCCGGTTGGCTTGGCATCGCCTTCAATCGACCAAGGCTAGTCAGAACATACGCGATAATCTTCGGTCTCGGCGCGGGTCTCATCGGAGACGAAATAGGACTTCTCTTAACATTCGGCGATTACCAGTCTAGTCTTACTACGGATTTTTTCGTCGGTGTAATCGGCTTCATCATTCTAGCAACGACTCTTGTTAGGTATCGGAAGATTGTCGCGAAGGATATTATTCATACGAGCTGGAACGAGCGGCTCGTCTACCTCGGAATAAATCTGACTGGGCTGTCAGTGATCTTTTTCGCGGTGAACAGCCTCACTCCTGGCGCTGTATTGGCTGCAATTGGAATAGTTCTGGTGATTTCGGGATTCGAGGCAGCTAGGGCTGGCATCGTTGCGGGATTGGTGGCAGGAGGAATTGCCGCCGTTGGCGACTTTTTCCTTGTTGAAAACTATGACGTTATCGGAAGAACCCTTGAGGGAACGGTTTTCGCGCCAACAAGCCCGATTGGAAGTTTAGAGGCAGCTACAATCTACGTGATCGCTGTCGACGTGTTTCTTTCCGGAGTCATTGGCGGCGCAATTCTGGGACTCATCTTCTCGCTAGTACATGATCGATACTTGAAAAACCGCAGCCTCCGAACTCGAGGAATAGTATTTGGTATCGCACTATGGATAGTGCTCAGCGTGACAAGTCTCGGTTCCGAGTTTGGCGCCTTGTATGACGTCATTTCTACCGTAATAGGACTAGTAGCCTACCTCGTCTATGGCATTCTACTAGCTCGGTTCTATCCAAGATTCAAGCGTAACATATCTGAGAACCTAACTGACACAGTGCCGGCAAGCTAG
- a CDS encoding DUF1697 domain-containing protein yields the protein MATYVALLRGINVGGQKIVDMEKLRSSFEALGYRHVRSYLQSGNVIFEAAKTSADDLSKIIRKKILSDVGFPVSVIVRTANELKKIAAHNPFLSEKSVDHSKLHVTFSAELPAEGAVGKLDSLGAFPDRFLVKGREIYLYCPNGYGRTKLSNNAIEKVLSVKATTRNWNTVGALVTISSE from the coding sequence ATGGCAACCTATGTTGCATTGCTACGCGGAATCAATGTGGGCGGGCAAAAAATCGTCGATATGGAAAAGCTACGCTCTTCATTCGAAGCGTTAGGATACCGACATGTACGATCCTATCTTCAAAGTGGAAACGTGATCTTCGAAGCTGCGAAAACATCGGCGGACGACTTGTCCAAGATCATCAGAAAGAAGATTTTGAGCGATGTTGGTTTTCCGGTGTCTGTTATCGTGAGAACTGCGAATGAGTTGAAAAAAATTGCCGCCCATAATCCCTTTTTGAGCGAAAAGAGCGTCGATCATTCAAAGTTACACGTCACGTTCTCAGCAGAATTACCCGCTGAAGGAGCCGTGGGGAAGTTAGACTCGTTGGGTGCCTTCCCCGATCGATTCCTGGTAAAAGGTAGAGAAATCTATCTATATTGTCCGAACGGATACGGGCGAACCAAACTTTCGAACAACGCGATTGAAAAGGTGCTGTCGGTCAAGGCGACTACAAGAAACTGGAACACCGTAGGTGCACTTGTGACGATTTCATCGGAGTAG
- a CDS encoding PKD domain-containing protein: MRIRTSALVLIIGVGLVLLSSVQATLPTTASPATPLQSVDYRSTGRETCEGAMILRSCLLSLKSSVTGGTAPIHVKWYLSNGTRIKGENIQLAIEYGAIIYGVCLRASDSTGHSIIGGHWEYGINYRSVLYHAEKYAYIRARAEISSPCSSVDQSVSFKGDLECGAGTSFYPNGTIIHHCAPPPIVPTWFFGDGTGSNGTLNVMHGYDDPGVYFVRLIGTDSWGRTNYSLSSYPIIILPKTQETTEAD, encoded by the coding sequence TTGCGAATACGCACTTCGGCTCTAGTCCTCATAATAGGCGTGGGTCTCGTCTTGCTATCCTCTGTTCAAGCAACATTACCCACAACGGCTTCACCCGCCACACCGCTTCAATCCGTCGACTATCGATCTACAGGTAGGGAGACTTGCGAGGGCGCAATGATCCTTCGAAGTTGCCTCTTGAGTCTCAAGTCCTCGGTGACAGGTGGAACAGCGCCTATCCATGTGAAGTGGTACTTGTCAAACGGGACAAGAATAAAGGGCGAGAATATCCAGCTTGCAATCGAATATGGCGCAATCATCTACGGGGTTTGTCTGCGTGCAAGCGATTCAACTGGCCATTCGATCATCGGTGGCCATTGGGAATATGGGATAAACTACAGGTCCGTCCTTTATCACGCGGAAAAATATGCCTACATAAGAGCTCGCGCGGAGATCTCTTCTCCATGTTCTTCAGTTGATCAGTCAGTCAGCTTCAAAGGTGATCTTGAATGCGGAGCAGGAACAAGCTTCTATCCGAACGGAACGATAATCCACCATTGCGCTCCACCACCCATCGTTCCCACATGGTTCTTCGGCGACGGAACTGGATCGAACGGTACACTGAACGTGATGCATGGCTACGACGATCCTGGCGTCTACTTTGTTAGACTGATAGGAACGGATAGCTGGGGGAGGACAAACTATTCTCTCTCCAGTTATCCAATCATAATATTGCCGAAAACTCAAGAAACAACAGAAGCGGATTGA
- a CDS encoding NosD domain-containing protein: MRLNVGGRFLGLMALLVLVAISGGFQVRLASATFSTKPHVPILIDGNSGLVVGSNGVVSGGGTAQNPYLIEGWSIAAAQGQAAVKIQHTTEFFIVQNILTLGSGGVYLINANHGSVLTSKLNGTVQGVRVEGSQDVTVSGNTVSYGGISVADPDPGPFSTNLVISNNLVIDGGISIFSSHGPAGMRVSGNTILGRNLSYLGIDVYAVGATISGNSVFDTTEGIVVGGSKIGISDNVLETTSTSIRIGANSTTLSGNIMTGAGIRMEAPTPPYDYPSYFDSHSIQANNLVNGEPVLYYSRCAGLKLANKTVGQLIIASCSMVDVSNVTTVGKAGVGLLLAYVSQARLVRSHINDNCDGLMVVESAAVNVSESDFATNRCDALRVLRSTDLTLAHCVVSQSQNGLFVDNSANTTIVSNLFASNNFTGARLDNAVNPVVSQNRVQDNRGDGLTLANFVNGLIERNWISGNLIGISILGGNGLNVTDNTLTYNVAGISFRDFDYTVGTSYVYNTIVYHNNFIYNIEDQADHVPGIVLAWDNGYPSGGNYWSDYIGSDNCSGANQNICGQPDGIGDTLYRGIVEFSLPYHYRSQSPLSDNYPLIKFYGDITQDGKPPEWPNGSTLTLTKVNSSSVSLQWSSATDDTLVSKYLIIKNATVTATVPGNVLAYTVSGLSSGSSYMFRVEAQDPAGLTSTGGPSGVVTLSKSGQNSPNPSNGTNPPSGSPLNPTWWTQNPLWGYLAGVGAAILAGAVVLVRRRICRG, encoded by the coding sequence TTGAGGCTGAACGTTGGGGGACGCTTCCTAGGGCTAATGGCACTGCTCGTTCTTGTTGCGATATCGGGGGGCTTCCAGGTCCGGCTTGCTTCAGCCACATTCTCCACCAAGCCTCATGTGCCAATTCTGATTGACGGAAATTCTGGCCTTGTCGTTGGGTCAAATGGTGTGGTTTCCGGCGGTGGAACTGCGCAGAATCCGTACCTTATTGAAGGCTGGTCGATAGCAGCTGCACAGGGCCAGGCAGCGGTCAAGATTCAGCATACTACTGAGTTCTTCATCGTGCAGAACATTCTGACGCTGGGGTCTGGTGGAGTCTATCTCATCAACGCGAACCACGGATCCGTTCTAACCTCGAAATTGAACGGGACTGTTCAGGGTGTTAGAGTTGAGGGGTCCCAAGATGTCACGGTGTCAGGGAATACTGTATCATATGGGGGCATATCAGTAGCGGACCCTGATCCAGGCCCGTTTAGCACCAATCTTGTAATATCGAATAATTTGGTCATCGACGGAGGAATCTCGATCTTCTCGTCCCACGGCCCAGCAGGCATGAGAGTATCAGGAAACACAATTCTAGGCCGCAACTTATCGTATTTGGGCATCGACGTGTACGCCGTCGGCGCAACGATTAGCGGGAATAGCGTTTTCGATACCACTGAGGGCATAGTGGTTGGAGGTTCGAAGATTGGGATTAGTGATAACGTTCTGGAGACGACGAGCACGAGTATTCGAATTGGCGCAAATTCGACCACGCTCTCGGGCAACATCATGACCGGAGCTGGGATCCGAATGGAGGCTCCCACGCCCCCTTATGACTATCCATCCTATTTCGACTCGCACTCCATTCAAGCAAACAATCTTGTCAACGGAGAGCCTGTACTGTACTACAGTCGGTGTGCTGGTCTCAAACTGGCCAACAAGACCGTTGGTCAACTGATCATTGCCAGCTGTTCTATGGTTGATGTATCAAACGTGACAACTGTCGGCAAGGCCGGTGTCGGGCTCCTGTTAGCCTACGTTAGCCAAGCGAGGCTCGTTCGCAGCCATATCAACGACAACTGTGACGGTCTAATGGTAGTCGAATCCGCAGCAGTGAACGTTTCGGAAAGTGATTTTGCAACAAACAGATGCGATGCATTAAGGGTTCTTCGGTCAACGGATCTCACCCTCGCACATTGCGTTGTTTCGCAGAGTCAGAATGGGCTCTTCGTGGACAACTCAGCAAACACGACGATAGTTAGCAATCTTTTTGCCTCTAACAATTTTACGGGGGCTCGGTTGGATAATGCTGTCAATCCTGTCGTGTCGCAAAATCGCGTTCAGGATAATCGTGGAGATGGGTTGACCCTTGCTAACTTCGTGAATGGCTTGATTGAGCGGAACTGGATCTCGGGGAACTTGATTGGGATATCTATCCTAGGGGGTAATGGTCTTAACGTCACCGATAACACTTTGACGTACAACGTTGCTGGGATAAGCTTCCGAGACTTCGATTACACTGTAGGCACATCCTATGTGTACAACACGATCGTGTATCACAACAATTTCATTTACAACATTGAAGACCAAGCAGATCACGTACCGGGAATCGTTCTTGCATGGGACAATGGATACCCTTCTGGCGGGAACTATTGGTCTGACTACATAGGATCGGACAATTGCAGCGGCGCGAACCAGAATATTTGTGGGCAACCGGACGGTATCGGGGATACACTGTACCGTGGAATAGTCGAGTTCTCTCTCCCCTACCACTACAGAAGCCAGAGCCCTCTTTCTGACAATTACCCGTTGATCAAGTTCTATGGTGATATCACCCAAGACGGGAAACCGCCAGAATGGCCAAACGGGAGTACGCTCACCTTGACGAAGGTGAACTCATCTAGTGTTTCACTTCAGTGGAGTAGTGCTACCGACGATACTTTGGTGAGTAAGTATCTGATCATCAAGAACGCAACCGTCACCGCTACTGTCCCAGGCAACGTCCTCGCGTACACCGTTTCAGGCCTGAGCTCAGGCTCGAGTTACATGTTTAGAGTGGAGGCGCAGGACCCTGCCGGCCTGACAAGCACCGGGGGGCCTTCAGGCGTGGTTACGCTGTCGAAATCAGGCCAGAACTCGCCCAATCCTTCCAACGGCACCAATCCTCCCAGCGGTTCTCCCCTCAATCCGACGTGGTGGACGCAGAACCCATTGTGGGGCTATTTAGCCGGAGTCGGCGCTGCCATCCTCGCAGGCGCTGTCGTGTTAGTCCGGAGACGCATTTGCCGCGGCTAG